In the Nocardia asteroides genome, GCACAAGCCGGGCATCGGCGAGGGCTGGGTGCCGGACGTGGTGCACGCACACGACTGGCTGGTCGCGCACCCGGCCGTCGCGCTGGCCGAGTTCTACGACGTCCCGCTGGTGAGCACGCTGCACGCCACCGAGGCGGGCAGGCACAGCGGCTGGGTCGCGGGCCGGGTGAACAAGCAGGTGCACTCGGTGGAGTGGTGGCTGGCGAACGAGTCGGACGCGCTCATCACCTGCTCGGGCTCGATGCAGGACGAGGTGGAGCGGCTGTACGGGCCGGAGCTGCCGCCGGTCACGGTCATCCGCAACGGCATCGACGTGGCGGCCTGGCAGTTCCGCGCCCGCGCGCCGCGCACCGGCCCGCCCCGGCTGCTCTACGTCGGGCGGCTGGAGTACGAGAAGGGCGTGCAGGACGCCATCGCCGCGCTGCCCCGGATCCGCCGCGCGCACCCGGGCACCACGCTCACCGTTGCGGGCATCGGCACCCAGTTCGAGTGGCTGCGCGAGCGGGCGCGGGTGCACCGGGTGGCGCGCGCGGTCAGCTTCGCCGGGCAGCTCGGGCACCAGGAGCTGCTCGGCTGGCTGCACGGCGCGGACGCCATCGTGCTGCCCAGCCGCTACGAGCCGTTCGGCATCGTGGCGCTGGAGGCCGCCGCGGCGGGCATTCCGCTGATCGCCTCCAGCGCGGGCGGGCTCGGCGAGGCGGTTCTCGACGGCGTCACCGGCGCCTCCTTCGAACCCGCCGACGTGGACGGCCTGGTCGACGCGGTGCGGGCGGTGCTGGACGATCCGGCCACCGCGCAGAGCCGCGCCGTCGCGGCCAGGGAGCGGCTCACCGCCGACTTCGCCTGGGACGTGGTGGCGGCCGAGACCGCGCGGGTCTACGCCGCGGCCAAGCGCCGGGTGCGGATTCCGCTGGGCCGCCCCTCGATCGTGGAGCGGCCGCTGCCGGAGCGCGACCCGGAGTAGCGGCTAGGACTCCATCTTCTTCACGATGCGCTGCACCGTGAGCCAGGTGCGGGTAGTGATGTCCTTGCCGTACGCCTTCTCCAGCCAGACCATGAAGTCCGGGGTCTTGCCCGGCTCGCTGTTGTCGATCACGGCGAGGAAGGCGCGGGCCTGCGCGTCGTACCCGATCACCTCGGTGCGCGGGTCGTCCAGCTCGGGGAGCTCGGTGGTCGCGCCGTGCTTGAAGAAGGTGGCGATGAGGTAGCTGCCGCGGCCGTGCTCGCGGCCTTCGAAGGGGTCGCGGTCGAGCAGCGTGCGGAGCTCGGCGTGGCTGCGCACGATGGTGCCGCCGCCGATGCCGAGCTCGGCGCGCAGCGCCTCCTGGATCCGCTCCTCCAGCGCGGGCACGTCGTCGTCGGCGGTATCGAAGACGATATTGCCGCTGGCAAGCACCGAGCCGACCTTCGTGTGGCCGAGACCCTCGAACACGCCGCGGAGCTTGTCGTTGGCCATGTTCTTGTTGCTCGGCATGATGCCGCGGAGCAGGGCGGCGTAGGTGGTCATGCGGCGCCGCCGCCGACCCCGCTCTTCTTGCGCTCGATATCGGCCAGCGCGGCCAGGTACTTCTCCCGCTCGGCGGCGCCCGCCTCCCAGGTGACCTTGCGGTTCTTCACGACCCGGGCCGGGGCGCCGACGGCGATGCTGTAATCCGGGATGTCGCCCCTGACCACCGCGTGCGCGCCGAGCACGCAGCCGCGGCCGACCCTGGTCTCGCGCAGCACGGTGACCTTGGCGGCGATCCAGGTGTCCGGGCCGATCCGCACCGGGCTCTTGACGATGCCCTGGTCCTTGATCGGCAGCGTGATGTCGTCCATCCGGTGGTCGAAATCGGTGATGTAGCACCAGTCGGCGACCAGGGTGGACTCGCCGATCTCGATGT is a window encoding:
- a CDS encoding glycosyltransferase family 4 protein encodes the protein MKILMVSWEYPPVVVGGLGRHVHHLAVELAAAGHEVVVLSRRPTGTDATSHPTHSFVAEGVLVVAVAEDPPSFDFGTDMLAWTLAMGHAMVRAGLALHKPGIGEGWVPDVVHAHDWLVAHPAVALAEFYDVPLVSTLHATEAGRHSGWVAGRVNKQVHSVEWWLANESDALITCSGSMQDEVERLYGPELPPVTVIRNGIDVAAWQFRARAPRTGPPRLLYVGRLEYEKGVQDAIAALPRIRRAHPGTTLTVAGIGTQFEWLRERARVHRVARAVSFAGQLGHQELLGWLHGADAIVLPSRYEPFGIVALEAAAAGIPLIASSAGGLGEAVLDGVTGASFEPADVDGLVDAVRAVLDDPATAQSRAVAARERLTADFAWDVVAAETARVYAAAKRRVRIPLGRPSIVERPLPERDPE
- a CDS encoding DUF1697 domain-containing protein — protein: MTTYAALLRGIMPSNKNMANDKLRGVFEGLGHTKVGSVLASGNIVFDTADDDVPALEERIQEALRAELGIGGGTIVRSHAELRTLLDRDPFEGREHGRGSYLIATFFKHGATTELPELDDPRTEVIGYDAQARAFLAVIDNSEPGKTPDFMVWLEKAYGKDITTRTWLTVQRIVKKMES
- a CDS encoding acyltransferase, with product MTSMWGAPLHSRWRGSRRRDPKQARFLTLASLRWVLANRAYTPWYLVRYYRLFKFKAANPHVVLRGMVFLGKGVEIHATPELGRLEIGRWVHIGDGNAIRCHEGSLRIGDKVVFGKDNVVNTYLDIEIGESTLVADWCYITDFDHRMDDITLPIKDQGIVKSPVRIGPDTWIAAKVTVLRETRVGRGCVLGAHAVVRGDIPDYSIAVGAPARVVKNRKVTWEAGAAEREKYLAALADIERKKSGVGGGAA